DNA sequence from the Vicia villosa cultivar HV-30 ecotype Madison, WI linkage group LG3, Vvil1.0, whole genome shotgun sequence genome:
TATCAATCATTCGAACAAGGGCATGTTAGAGAATTTGTTCGCATTAAGGTTCGTGTGAAACATGAACTATGCATCACTCCCCAACAACATCCTTCTTTAATTTTACCTTTTGATCGACTTTTACATGAGCAAATCATGTTTGTTCCTTACCAAGATTTTCTACAACATGCTTCCATATACATGCAAGTTCATTTCCCTAATGTTATCATCCCCGTGAGTTGATGTACTCAATTCTTCCGTTTTTAAAGGAATATGCCATGCATgggtcaggttgatgtgcataaggtatatccttatgcacggtgcataagtctcgtacaagtaatatttaaattgtttcaagtaatattttagttataaacgagtaataatatcataatccatgaataatatatgcattatttgtacacatctattaattatgagtaattattaattgtgagtaatgagtatACTATTCTCAGTAATATTTACACCATTCcgagtaatatcgaattttaactattttgagtaatatattcattgttctgagtaatatttatactaattttgagtaatctgtatattattttgagtaataaatataataacttgagtaatataaataatatttgagtatttatgcaccgtgcataaggatatatcttatgcacatcaacacatctCCCATGCATGCACGTAATTCTCCTTCGAGTTTTCAATACAAAAGTTCTCGAATTCGTGTTTTTCCTTTGGGTTTGGATGTTTTTGCTCAAATGTTATTTGGtcaaaataacataaacacgAGGTTTGATTCCATGGGAGAGGAACAATTTGTTCCGGTATCAAAGGAAGCCAATGAATCTCTTGAGAAGGTGAAGATTGAAAATCGTGATGCCATTGAAAAGTGTAGTGTTTGTCAATTTGAGTTCAATGCTCGAACGGAGGTCACAAAAATGCCATGCAATCATTTGTATCATCAAGAATGCATTGTTGAGTGGCAGGAAACTAATCACATGTGCCCAACTTCAACAAGTGgctgatttatttgacattgttgtTGGATCTATTTTATGTTACTTCATTTTGTTTGGAATTAattgtctttgttgaattttCCAGTACATTGAGTTTATAAGATTCTCTTAATTTCCCTTATTTGATAAATTTTTCCGAAATATAATATCTTAgcagtttttttttaattgaggTCTTCTCTACACGGATAAGTTCAAATGGTAATGTTGTTATGAGTCAACAATGAGAATGATAGATTTATCAATAAAACGCATATCATCATTTAAAAAAAGGAAGATTAAATTACACTCGAATAGTTACACAATGAGTTACACTCGTTTATAATTTCATTTCggatgattattttttaaaatcaactgttggattgaaaaatattatcatatagatcatacgtaTAAAGTTTAAGATTAATCTAtgatgatttactatgtcatcaaGATCCACAAAAATTAACTCAAAATagactttcatataacgttaattttaatgtaattcgatgacatagtaaatcatcatagattaatctcaaactttatacatatgataatatgtttcaatccaacggttgattttcaaaaataattattcGAAGCGAAGTTATGAGCGAGTGTAACTCATGATATAACTATTTGAGTATAATTTGATCTCTGCTCCATTTAAAATGATTATATATACTTTGATTGGTAATTTATCAATAAATTAAATGACGATATTACGTGAATCTATACACTTTTTTGACTAAATTTTTGCCATTATTAAATAGTGATGTATTTATTTTGACTAAATTAGAATATTATATGagttcattttcaataaaataaacaatatatgatgaaatgtaataaaaaaaggaaaattatgaCGTATCCATGAATTTTCGTTGAGTAATGgtatcttttaaaaaaatctatttaaatttttttctttttttcaataaattatttaaaaaattaatcaatataatatttaataattagatGACAGGTAAGTATTCATCCGAATTCTAGAAGTACCAAAATGTTCACCTAAAAAAAATCGACTTTGATCAATTCTTATAGTCCTTTTGAGAGAGgataagaaaaaatataatagttatattatattatattttaatttagtatttaaagaaatattaagatataattaactaattttaaattttattatatcttGTTCCTTAGTTGAAATTCTTACATTTAATCTAGACATGAGTTgagttataaatttaaaatataaataataaataataaataataaataaatataataattatatattaaaattaaaaaatatttttatttattaacaatgtgtatgattttacaaatcgttagttggtctagtggtgattgaGGCTAGATTTGATAGGGAGAACCACAGTTCGATCACTAAATCGGTGGTGATAAACCTTGTATCGAATTAGTTATTAATAATTAGAAgtcatttatttattatgtttgtttttccaaaataataaagtccTTGGAACATGTAGTCCATTTAATGAAACATTGAAAACTTCTTTCATATATATTTGAGGTTGCTTGTGTTGTTGTGATAAGGCATAAATGCAACACTAAAAAGTCATAATTATTACCAATGTCTtcctgaaaaataaataaagcaatgaTAGAAAGAGGAAACATTGAAGTTTGGGGAGAGCCGTTGAATGTGCTTGAAAAGTGAGACCGGTTTGGACTAGGGTACCAACCGTATGTGGAGGAGACCTTAGCTCCAATTGAGGACAAGGGTCACACCCGTagaattcaagaaactttcctcAATGCAGGATTTGATTATGGTGATTAGGTGGCTGCCATTGAAGATCAGGAGCTACCTATCTTGGTTTGTCGTTGCTCTCCAGATGCAAACCTCACCAACTTGAAAGCTATCGAGATCTCGGAAATCATTTCATTTTCAAAGTATCACCATAGCATTCATTGTTTGCACCACATAACATTATGCATCATTTAAATCATGTTAACATTAATTAAGCActactaataattatttatagaCACCAAACAGTACCCAACAACACCTCGAATCATCACACAACAGCAAAACTGGAATTGAGACTCAATTTCATGCACCTGAGCTCATTAAGTGCGTTATGGGTGTATGACGGGTCACTCGTCACAGCGGTAACGCCCGTTATCAACTCAAAACAGCAAACTGTCACTTTTGTGACAACCGACTCCACAAACTGAGCCTGGGATCCATGATGCCTCACTTGTCATGGCGATGACACCCGTCATCGACTCAAAGGTGCATGACGACATTGTCGCCAAGATGGTGATGCCCGTCACCTGCTTCAAAAAATACAGAAATACAAATTTTACCATTGGAGCCTCATAGAAGctttgattttttattctaattttttcACCCCATTATTCTACTAATTCCCAATTCAACCTCATCTCTTACTATTctctattttcttattatttccttaatttattctaattaataaaatattaatattctaGATTTAATCTAGTTCTCTCCCAACACTCCACAATACCAATCATACACCCCCAAcactaatttatttaattaacacataataattaaataaatgtacatactataaataaatcacttaaaaaaataatcaaaaactgGGGTGTTACAATTCTCCCCCACTTAAATCATTTTCGTCCTCTAAAATTACCTTAAGCAAACTAATTCGGACACGACTACCTCATATGGATTTTAAGCTCCCAAGTCAAGTTCCACTAGTTGGTCCTCCCCAAACTACCTTCACCAAGCAAATTTCTTTACCACGCAACTCCTTCACCTCTCAATCCTCTATCCACATAGGTGATTCCCCAACAATCCTGTTATCTCTCACCTGTACATcttccacttggatcacatgagacagATTCAAATTATATCTCCTTAATAGAGGCACATGAAACTCATCATGAAGATTGGCAAGCTCCGGCGGCAAAGCAATCCAATAGGCCACCTCTCATATCTTCTACAAGATTTGGTATGGACCAATAAAATGTAGCGTGAGCTTTCGTGACCTCTCATATCCTCTGCAAAGTTGTCATCTTCTCTTTGATTACCTTGATCTTCTCAGTCGTCTGCTGGACGACCTCGTGTCTAATTAAAACATTCTCTCCCGAATCATACCAACATAGAGGTGTCCTAcacctaccatacaatgcctcaaacgatGTTGAtccaatactagaatgaaaaTTGTTG
Encoded proteins:
- the LOC131658049 gene encoding uncharacterized protein LOC131658049, producing MHARNSPSSFQYKSSRIRVFPLGLDVFAQMLFGQNNINTRFDSMGEEQFVPVSKEANESLEKVKIENRDAIEKCSVCQFEFNARTEVTKMPCNHLYHQECIVEWQETNHMCPTSTSG